One part of the Arabidopsis thaliana chromosome 1 sequence genome encodes these proteins:
- a CDS encoding uncharacterized protein (unknown protein; FUNCTIONS IN: molecular_function unknown; INVOLVED IN: biological_process unknown; LOCATED IN: cellular_component unknown; Has 0 Blast hits to 0 proteins in 0 species (source: NCBI BLink).), with amino-acid sequence MVNLASEEEEEDGGDNINRLRDTAGEAALPSPASLAVSKATSRSRRRPRKALNRGK; translated from the coding sequence ATGGTCAACTTGGCTTccgaggaggaggaggaagacgGCGGCGACAACATCAACCGCCTAAGAGACACGGCGGGAGAAGCTGCACTGCCGTCTCCAGCGAGCCTTGCCGTCTCAAAAGCAACCTCAAGATCAAGACGGAGGCCGAGAAAAGCTTTGAACAGAGGAAAGTAA
- a CDS encoding Ankyrin repeat family protein (Ankyrin repeat family protein; FUNCTIONS IN: molecular_function unknown; INVOLVED IN: biological_process unknown; LOCATED IN: plasma membrane; EXPRESSED IN: 24 plant structures; EXPRESSED DURING: 13 growth stages; CONTAINS InterPro DOMAIN/s: Ankyrin repeat-containing domain (InterPro:IPR020683), Protein of unknown function DUF3424 (InterPro:IPR021832), Ankyrin repeat (InterPro:IPR002110); BEST Arabidopsis thaliana protein match is: Ankyrin repeat family protein (TAIR:AT3G24210.1); Has 1138 Blast hits to 827 proteins in 107 species: Archae - 2; Bacteria - 12; Metazoa - 639; Fungi - 18; Plants - 352; Viruses - 2; Other Eukaryotes - 113 (source: NCBI BLink).) translates to MASSTIDVTKYGHSPVHHAVVTRDYAGLKKLLSALPKMRDPSEVQNEAASVAEETKADSIAAVIDRRDVVNRDTALHLAVKLGDETSAEMLMAAGADWSLQNEHGWSALQEAICGREERIAMIIVRHYQPLAWAKWCRRLPRLVATMHRMRDFYMEITFHFESSVIPFISRVAPSDTYKIWKRGANLRADMTLAGFDGFRIQRSDQTILFLGDGSEDGKVPSGSLLMISHKDKEIMNALDGAGAAASEEEVRQEVAAMSKTSIFRPGIDVTQAVLFPQLTWRRQEKTEMVGQWKAKVYDMHNVVVSIKSRRVPGAMTDEELFSNTNQENDTESEDLGDILTEDEKRQLELALKLDSPEESSNGESSRISQKQNSCSFEDREIPVTDGNGYCKQEKKGWFSGWRKREEGHRRSSVPPRNSLCVDEKVSDLLGDDDSPSRGGRQIKPGRHSTVETVVRNENRGLRDSSKASTSEGSGSSKRKEGNKENEYKKGLRPVLWLSERFPLQTKELLPLLDILANKVKAIRRLRELMTTKLPSGTFPVKVAIPVIPTIRVLVTFTKFEELEAIEDEFVTPPSSPTSSVKNSPREETQSSSNPSSSWFQWIKTPSQRPSTSSSSGGFNIGKAENDQDPFAIPRGYNWITAEEKKKKVQEKNKAKKGKSSQNS, encoded by the exons GAAGATGCGTGACCCGTCTGAGGTTCAAAACGAAGCAGCTTCTGTAGCTGAAGAGACAAAAGCGGATTCAATCGCAGCTGTTATAGACAGGCGTGATGTGGTTAATCGAGACACGGCACTTCATTTAGCTGTAAAGCTCGGTGATGAGACCTCCGCGGAGATGCTTATGGCTGCTGGTGCTGATTGGAGCTTGCAGAATGAGCATGGATGGAGCGCTCTACAAGAAGCTATTTGTGGTAGAGAAGAGAGGATCGCTATGATTATCGTTAGGCATTATCAGCCTCTGGCTTGGGCTAAATGGTGCAGGAGGCTGCCTCGGCTTGTGGCTACGATGCATAGAATGAGAGATTTCTACATGGAGATCACTTTCCATTTCGAGAGTTCTGTTATACCTTTCATTTCTAGAGTGGCGCCTTCGGATACTTATAAGATTTGGAAGAGGGGTGCGAATCTTAGAGCGGATATGACACTGGCTGGGTTTGATGGTTTCAGGATTCAAAGATCGGATCAGACTATACTTTTTCTTGGAGATGGGTCAGAGGATGGTAAAGTTCCTTCCGGTTCTCTTCTTATGATATCACATAAGGATAAGGAGATCATGAATGCTCTAGACGGTGCTGGAGCTGCCgcatcagaagaagaagttcgTCAAGAAGTGGCTGCAATGTCCAAAACAAGCATTTTCAGACCCGGGATCGATGTTACTCAGGCTGTTCTCTTCCCGCAATTAACATGGAGGCGTCAAGAGAAGACAGAAATGGTTGGGCAATGGAAAGCAAAAGTGTATGATATGCACAATGTAGTTGTTAGCATAAAATCAAGAAGAGTACCGGGTGCAATGACTGATGAGGAGCTTTTCTCAAACACTAATCAAGAAAACGACACAGAAAGCGAGGATCTTGGAGATATCTTGACGGAAGACGAGAAGAGGCAGCTGGAGTTAGCACTCAAGTTGGACTCACCGGAAGAATCTTCTAACGGCGAGAGCTCTAGGATTTCTCAAAAGCAGAATAGTTGTTCTTTCGAGGATCGAGAAATTCCAGTAACGGATGGGAACGGGTATTGCAAACAGGAGAAGAAAGGATGGTTCAGTGGTTGGAGGAAACGAGAGGAAGGGCACAGACGAAGTAGTGTTCCTCCAAGAAACTCGCTTTGTGTTGATGAGAAAGTAAGTGATCTTCTTGGGGACGATGATTCTCCATCTCGTGGAGGAAGACAGATAAAACCGGGAAGACACTCAACGGTTGAGACAGTTGTGAGGAACGAAAACAGGGGGCTAAGAGATTCATCAAAAGCTTCAACATCAGAAGGCAGCGGAAGCAGCAAAcgaaaagaaggaaacaaagagaatgagTACAAGAAAGGGCTTAGACCAGTTCTTTGGCTTTCTGAGAGGTTCCCATTACAGACAAAAGAACTTCTTCCATTGCTCGATATCCTTGCAAACAAAGTCAAAGCAATCCGACGCTTGAGAGAGCTTATGACCACGAAACTACCTTCGGGAACATTCCCAGTCAAG GTTGCTATTCCCGTAATTCCTACAATTAGAGTACTCGTCACATTTACAAAGTTTGAAGAGCTAGAAGCTATCGAAGATGAGTTTGTTACACCGCCATCTAGTCCAACTTCTTCGGTGAAGAACAGTCCTAGAGAAGAAACACAGAGCTCATCAAACCCATCCTCCTCATGGTTTCAATGGATCAAAACACCAAGCCAACGTCCATCAACAAGCTCGAGCTCTGGAGGGTTTAATATCGGTAAAGCCGAAAACGATCAAGACCCATTTGCAATTCCAAGAGGATACAATTGGATCACAgctgaagagaagaaaaagaaggtcCAAGAGAAGAATAAAGCTAAGAAGGGCAAGTCATCTCAGAACagctga